ATCGCCGGACTTCACCGCCTGCATGATGAGCCCCGCCAGGTAGCCGTTGAAGATTCCGCCGCCCAGCAGGAGTCCGTCGTAGCCGGCCGCCAGGTAATCCACGCACTTGAACTCGTTCCCGTTGAGCAGAAGCAGGTCTGGGCGCTTGCGGCGGGCTTCGAGAGCGATCTTCCGGCGGCCGTCATCCGAAGAGCTGTCCTTGACGAGGACCACATTGTCTTCGGCGTAGATGTTGGCCAGGACTTCATCCGGGACCACCACAGCTCCGAGCTTGCCACGGTCGTAGACGCCTACTGGCAAGGAGCTGTCACGGATCGCTTCCTGATACAGAGCGAGAATGTTGTCCGGCGTTGCGTTCAGGAGGAAGTAGGGCGGCGCGATAACCGCCACGTCCGCGCCGTCCTCGGCAGCCATCGCGATGTTGTCGAGGATCCGCGCAGAGGAGTTGTCGGTGACCTGCACCGCGATTACCAGCCGTCCCGCAGAAGCCTTCACGGTGGCTCTGACCAACGCACGGCGGGTCGAATCGGGCATCCAGGCGCCTTCACCGCAAGTCCCTGCGAGGAACAGGCCTTTCACCCCCAGGCGCAAATGGTGCTCCACCATGCGCTCCACCGAGGCTTCGTCCAGCGTCATGTCGTCATTGAAAGGCGTGGGCGTCGCCGACCACACTCCGGCAAGTTTGTCACGGCTCAGCGCGGCCATAGTGTGTCTCCCTGTCTGTTGTTGACTACCCGTGAGGGAGATTCTCCCTTTGCTTCCGGGTTCCTTTGTCCCTGCCTTCGGCCTCAGAGCTGGTTCTGCTCCCAGGGATTGTCCGGCGGCGGCGCTGGTCGATTCAGTCTTCGGAGCAGGTCCTCTATGTCCCGTTCATCCCCCGGCCGGTCCAGGTCCATCGCGAGTTCGGGGCGGTCCAGGATCATCAGTTCGCAGCGCGCGGCACCGGTCATCCGTTCCAGAAGGCGCGCAAGCGCGGATATGCTCGTGCCGGCCCGCGGGCTGACAAACCCGACCAGGAAGCGGAGCAGAAACCCCGGCCCGGCGAGTGAGGCGGCAAGCCACGGGCGCCTGCGCAGGACCAGAAACTGCTCCAGAGCGCCACGGAACTCGGCCGCCGCGTCCGGCCGCACCAGCGCGACGCCGGTGTGGGTCACCCAGCCTTCTTTCACAGGCAGCCAGGCCCAGTGGCGCTCCGGGGCCACCATCTCCGCGGAATCCCGCGACACCAGGGGGAGACACAGCTCGGCGTCGCCCGAGCAATGCGCCAGGAACTCGCAGAGCGCCGCGGGAGTGACCGCAGGCAGGTCGCAGGTGACCACCAGGACCCGACGGTGTGTGCCTATGTCCTCGATGGCGCCCAGCAGGTTCGCGGTGAGCCCCGGCCGTTCTACGATGAGCCGGTCCGCCTTGCCCTCGCCGACCATCTCCCCCAGCAGGTCATCCGGACCGGCGATGGTGATGCTCTGGACATTGGGCACTTTTCGCAGGGCGTCTATGATGTGGGCGATGCTCGGCTTGCCCAGGATCGGTATCAGCGCCTTGTGCCCCCAACCGGTCCATTCGGCGAGATCGCGGCCCGAGCTTCCACCGGCGAGGATCAGAGCATCCACATGCTCGCGCGACTCCTGCGGGGTCTGGCACGCCGCAGAGACGGCAGCGCCCGGGACACGTCTGGTGGAAGGCTCCAGCCAGACCCGCTCGGCCCGACGCTGCGCAACGCCCGTGAGCTTGTCGTCCTCCAGTAGTCCACGGCGCCGCAGCATGACGTGCTCGAACCCTACGGCGATATGCGCGCCAAACAGGAGCGTCTGGGAGCCGATGAAGGACCACAGTGAGAAAACGACGACGCCGGTGAGGCCACCGTAGATCGTGCCGAACTGCTGTGACTGAGCGATAATGCTGGTGAATATGTGAGAGACAAGGAGCCACAAAACCGTCGCGCCCAGTGAGCCCGCCAACACTGCCTGATTAGGGACGCGCTGGACAGGCATGAGCTTGTACACAAGGGCGAACGCCACCCAGACCAGCAAGATCTGGACGGCCTCCACGAACCATGGCTGAGCGGCGTCCAGAATTGCTGGATTGATCTCCGGGAACTGCAGCAGCCACGTTCGCACCGAGGCCCACAGGGCGTTGAGAAGCATGAAGCTCCCCAGGAGCAGTCCTGCCACCACCATGCTGTTGAACGCCACCAGCTTCCGGGTGAGGTATCCGCGCGTGATCTTCCCCGGCCAGACCTCTGTCAGGCTGCGCTCCAGGGTTTCGAAGAGGCGAATTGCGGCCCAGATCACGGTAACGAGACTTGCGGCGAAGGCAAGATACGCATTGCCCTGCCCCACGAGTCCGTATGCATCCCCCGAACCCATGGTGCCGATGGGATTTGCAAGCAGCCCCTCGACCATGGGGATGATCCGGTCAGCGGCATTTGGGCCAAGCTCCCGCGCCGCCTCGCGGATGCGTTCGTACACATCAGTCCCGGGGCCCAGGAGCATCTGCAGCCCGGCGGCGAGGAGCACGGCCAGCGGACCCAGGCAGATCAGGGAGTAAAAGGCCACCGCAGCGGCCATGAAATGGGTGCCCGTGAAGTAGAAGCGCAGGTATGCGATCCTGGCAATGCGCAGCCAGAGCACCGCGATGCGCAGCGGCGCCCGGGCAACCCGGACAGCCAGTTTCTCCGGTTCAGGGTCTGTCATGTCGCCTTCTCTCAGCATGGCGGCCGGCAGAGGATATGCGAAAAACGGAGCGCTGTTCCCGCTTCTCTTACTACCGCAGCTTCGCGAGCGAGCGGATCAGGTCCAGGTCCAGCTCGCCTTTCTGCCCCCAGCCCTTCTTGCCTGACGCGATCTGTGGCCGGAAACGCTCATACAGCTCATAGCCTGCCTCCGCGAGGGCTTCTGGTTCCAGGGAGTCCGCGAGCGCACGCATGGCGTCGCGCACCCGGTCGAGGTCCGCGCCGAATTTGTTCTGAAGATATGTGCGGACCTTCTCTGGATCAATGGCCTCGTCCTTGACCACAGCTCGCAAGCCTGCGTCTGTGTTTTTGGCAGGGACCGGCCTGCCAAGGACCTCCACCCAGAACTCCTCGCCGAGACCCTTCTTCTTTGGTTTGCCCTCTTCATCCAGGTGCCTCGGGGGGCCGAAAACGCCCAGGCTCCGGCCCTTGGACTGGGCGTTGAGGCCCGCCAGGGCTTTCCCGAGGGTGAGCGCCGCATCCTCGTCGTGCCCAAGGCGTTCGCACACCACTGCGGCCCAGAGCGCAAGAACGGGGGCCCTGTTGATCTGCACCGTGTCAGCCATTCACCACACCTCCATGACAACAGTTCGCCCGGGAAGAGACCATCGCCTGCATGCCCCGCTGAAGGGATTACTGCTCGGGAGCGGAACCTGTCTCCGGCAGACAGCTGTACCGCTGCCGCCGCGCCGGATACCGAACTGGTGCGGCCCGGGCAATATCGGACTTGGGAGGACTGATGCGAATGTCGCGAGTGTTTGTATTGATAACGTGCGCGCTGTGCCTGGTTGTGCCTTCTTCGGCCCAGCAGAACGCTGCCGCGCGCCGGGCGCTTCTATTGACACTCAAGCCAGGGCAACTCGCGGCTGTCGAGCGGCTTTCGGCATCACTCCATGACCCCGATCCGGTGGTAGCGCGCACGGCGGCCCGTCTTCTCGGACAGTTTGGAGATGCCGCCTTGCCATCCTTGCGCAAAGCGCTGCAAAGCAACGATCTGCTGGTTCGGCGCAATGCGGTGGCGTCCCTGGGAGCTATCGGGAAGCCCGCCGTAGCCGACCTCATGCAGGCGATGAAAGATCCGCATGTGCTGATCCGGCAGGCAGCGGTGTTTGCGCTGAGCCGGGTGCGGCCCATGTCTGATGAGGTCTCGCAGGCCATCGCCCTCGCCACATCGGACGAACAGCAACTCGTGCGCGACGCGGCGCTGGATGTCCTGCGAACGCGGTTCGTCACAGTGCGCACGATTCCCCTGCCGGAGGAGGACTGGAAATTCAGGACCGACCCGGACAACCAGGGCGAGCAGGCCGGCTGGTTCGCAGCTGACCTGGACGATGCCGGCTGGCTGGACATTGGCATCGGCAAGTCGTGGGAGGAGTTCGGGCACACCTACGATGGCGTGGCGTGGTACCGCAGGACCGTGGAACTGCCCGCCATCGATCCGCCACCGGCCCGGGCGGTGCTGGCTTTCGGTGGGGTGGATGAAGACTGCTGGGTGTGGATCAACGGGAAGTCCGCCGGAGCCCATGCCATCGGCCCGATGGGTTGGGACAAGCCCTTCCGGCTGGATGTGAGCCATGCGATCAAGTGGGGCCAGGCCAACCAGATCGCGGTGAAGGTGAATGACTCGGCCTTCGCAGGCGGCATCTGGCGGCCGGTGGAATTGCTGGCGCTGGAGGAGGCGGATTAGCCGTCACGGCGCGTTCTCAGGCCGCTTGCCAATGGCTTCTGCCTCGGTTGCTGTCTTCACTTCAACCGGCCGAGCCCGCGCGCCTACCTTCACGGACAACGGGTCAAGCACCACCAGATCATCCACAGTGAGACCCTCGAGTATCGCCGTGCCCTCATCCGTGCGCGGGCCGGGAAGCACCGGGCGCCGCCGGATGTGTCCGCCTTCAACAAGAAGCACGTATGCCTCCTGCCCCACGCGCACGAGGCACGCTTCAGCTACCGCCGGGAGCTGCCGGTCCGCATCCACGATGATGTCGGCAAGAGCGGGCTTTCTGCCTTCCACTGCGTCGGCGCTCGCGTTCAGTTGCAGTGTAACGGTGACCACTTCCCGCTCGTCACCGGGCTCAGGCACTTCACTCACCGTGGCTTCGAAGCTCTCGTCTGGCGAACCGCGCAGCGCGACGCGTGCGGTCTGGCCGAGACGGATGCGCGCTGCATCCCTCGCCGGGACCTGCACGCGGGCGACGGGTGGTCTGGCTTCCGCGATCGTGAGCACCACTGATTCGGCGCTCACGAAGTCGCCCTCTTGCCGCAGGACCTCGGTGATAATGCCGTCGAAGGGCGACTTGACGTCAGTTGTCCGGAGGGACGCGTCGATCTGGTCGCGCAGGTTCTCGGCACGTTCCAGGCGCTCCAGGGCAGCCTTCAGGCGCTCGTCCAGGGCCTGCCGACGCTTCTCCAATATGTTCGGGGCAGGCTCAGGCCCATCTGTAGACTGCTGCTCGCGCAGGGCGGCGACATAGCGCGCTTCGGCATCCTCCAGCGCGCGCCGGGCCTTCTCGAGCTCCTCGCCCAGCTCCCTCCTCGCGCGGGACCGCAGGGCATCTGAGCGCTCCTGCGCCGCGGCCAGGCCCCGCTTCGCGGCTTCGAGCTTCCGCGTGGCACGGTCCAGATCAAGCTGAGCCTGGGCCAGGACTTCAGGTTCCTTCTTCCCCTCGGTCATCAACTGCCGGGCGTGGTCGCGCAGCTTCGTCATTCGGTCCACGTGGGCCTGCTCGATCTCCAGGCGACTGCGGGCGCTCTCAAGCTCCTTCGTCGCGTCCTTCATCTCGCGCATGGCATCCCGGGAATCCGACGCTTCCTTGGCGAGACGGGCGAACTCCTCGCGGAGGCGCCGCACCTCATTCCGGGCCTGTGCAAGTGTGTCGGTGGCTGCCAATTCCGGCGTGCTGTCGGGTTCACGCTCGATGGCTCGTCGCACCGCGTCCAGTTCAGCGCGGGCATCCTTGACCACGGCTTCAGCACGCTCCAGGTCTCGAGCGCCGCTCTGGGAACCAAGCCGCGCGATGACCTGGTTCGCGGACACTTCGCTGCCCGGTGTGACCAGCATCTGCACAATGATGCCTGGGTCGTGCAAGGTCAGCTCAACCTGCTTCGGGCCCAAGACGACGCCGTCCACAGAGAGGATTTCC
This region of Armatimonadota bacterium genomic DNA includes:
- a CDS encoding dihydrodipicolinate synthase family protein, which gives rise to MAALSRDKLAGVWSATPTPFNDDMTLDEASVERMVEHHLRLGVKGLFLAGTCGEGAWMPDSTRRALVRATVKASAGRLVIAVQVTDNSSARILDNIAMAAEDGADVAVIAPPYFLLNATPDNILALYQEAIRDSSLPVGVYDRGKLGAVVVPDEVLANIYAEDNVVLVKDSSSDDGRRKIALEARRKRPDLLLLNGNEFKCVDYLAAGYDGLLLGGGIFNGYLAGLIMQAVKSGDLTTANALQERMNTMMYAVFGGESIACWLAGQKRLLVEMGIFSTWRHFLRYPLTPECEQDIKRIVKEEADVLFP
- a CDS encoding YihY/virulence factor BrkB family protein — translated: MTDPEPEKLAVRVARAPLRIAVLWLRIARIAYLRFYFTGTHFMAAAVAFYSLICLGPLAVLLAAGLQMLLGPGTDVYERIREAARELGPNAADRIIPMVEGLLANPIGTMGSGDAYGLVGQGNAYLAFAASLVTVIWAAIRLFETLERSLTEVWPGKITRGYLTRKLVAFNSMVVAGLLLGSFMLLNALWASVRTWLLQFPEINPAILDAAQPWFVEAVQILLVWVAFALVYKLMPVQRVPNQAVLAGSLGATVLWLLVSHIFTSIIAQSQQFGTIYGGLTGVVVFSLWSFIGSQTLLFGAHIAVGFEHVMLRRRGLLEDDKLTGVAQRRAERVWLEPSTRRVPGAAVSAACQTPQESREHVDALILAGGSSGRDLAEWTGWGHKALIPILGKPSIAHIIDALRKVPNVQSITIAGPDDLLGEMVGEGKADRLIVERPGLTANLLGAIEDIGTHRRVLVVTCDLPAVTPAALCEFLAHCSGDAELCLPLVSRDSAEMVAPERHWAWLPVKEGWVTHTGVALVRPDAAAEFRGALEQFLVLRRRPWLAASLAGPGFLLRFLVGFVSPRAGTSISALARLLERMTGAARCELMILDRPELAMDLDRPGDERDIEDLLRRLNRPAPPPDNPWEQNQL
- a CDS encoding HEAT repeat domain-containing protein; this encodes MSRVFVLITCALCLVVPSSAQQNAAARRALLLTLKPGQLAAVERLSASLHDPDPVVARTAARLLGQFGDAALPSLRKALQSNDLLVRRNAVASLGAIGKPAVADLMQAMKDPHVLIRQAAVFALSRVRPMSDEVSQAIALATSDEQQLVRDAALDVLRTRFVTVRTIPLPEEDWKFRTDPDNQGEQAGWFAADLDDAGWLDIGIGKSWEEFGHTYDGVAWYRRTVELPAIDPPPARAVLAFGGVDEDCWVWINGKSAGAHAIGPMGWDKPFRLDVSHAIKWGQANQIAVKVNDSAFAGGIWRPVELLALEEAD
- a CDS encoding efflux RND transporter periplasmic adaptor subunit — protein: MAAGQNTPTNPVLRVSSLLRFSVAVSPRVEYYLHRSAGAHSSRARVPMTPETPPSYDTRTRRWLLVGAIIGILAAGAALWSVARPAPVEVIRPRMTLAPEILSVDGVVLGPKQVELTLHDPGIIVQMLVTPGSEVSANQVIARLGSQSGARDLERAEAVVKDARAELDAVRRAIEREPDSTPELAATDTLAQARNEVRRLREEFARLAKEASDSRDAMREMKDATKELESARSRLEIEQAHVDRMTKLRDHARQLMTEGKKEPEVLAQAQLDLDRATRKLEAAKRGLAAAQERSDALRSRARRELGEELEKARRALEDAEARYVAALREQQSTDGPEPAPNILEKRRQALDERLKAALERLERAENLRDQIDASLRTTDVKSPFDGIITEVLRQEGDFVSAESVVLTIAEARPPVARVQVPARDAARIRLGQTARVALRGSPDESFEATVSEVPEPGDEREVVTVTLQLNASADAVEGRKPALADIIVDADRQLPAVAEACLVRVGQEAYVLLVEGGHIRRRPVLPGPRTDEGTAILEGLTVDDLVVLDPLSVKVGARARPVEVKTATEAEAIGKRPENAP